The following are from one region of the Paenibacillus sp. KS-LC4 genome:
- a CDS encoding chemotaxis protein CheA — translation MFDNSEFRQVFLEELEEQIMTMEEEILSLEKQGSHSEGIQRLFRAAHTIKGSSAAMGYMELKQLTHEWEHLLDMLRNEELAMSLELTNLFFQCLDFIKDLQNSIIHEELLPNPSAVIKELERFSKANTESAAAAKEAAGDALPEEAEQVLQQYIHNGQTVFTITVKLAEDCMMRLARISIIDVSLRAFGEVLWNEPNMKLVKDDQDIHAVRWLLAAQEVEPLVLEQAVAGLMDVQSVRVEAVQPFQAEAETAAALEQAVDMLPDFAGGGAEEAADKPQQSKASMKQQTIRVNVERLENVLDLLGELVIDQTRLKQAIQTLHQAHGYSETMDDLGEISDHLSRLIGSLQENVLKVRMLPIEQLFSRFPRMVRDLAQTLGKNVDLQMIGGDTELDRTLIEEVGDPMIHLIRNAVDHGIEMPEERLMSGKPERGVVRISAAHEDNQVVVVVEDDGGGIDTNKLRKSAVAKGVISEEDAALLDEHKALRLIFHPGFSTASQLSDVSGRGVGMDIVRTDIERLGGIIDIDTTVGVGTKFTIRLPLTLAITTGLLVKASDQTFILPMSAVVEIIRVDTSTLKMIKGSPVIKIRNQIVPFVWLHEMFGYSRSEGGSEKIPVVMIGRAEQRLAIAVDQLLGNQEVVIKTLGSYVGKVDGISGATILGNGRIALILEIGGIMKKASGIS, via the coding sequence ATGTTCGATAACTCGGAATTTAGGCAGGTGTTTCTCGAAGAGCTTGAGGAACAGATTATGACGATGGAAGAAGAAATTTTATCTTTGGAAAAGCAAGGCTCTCATTCCGAGGGCATTCAGCGGCTTTTCCGGGCGGCACATACGATTAAAGGCTCCTCTGCTGCAATGGGCTATATGGAGCTCAAGCAGTTGACCCATGAATGGGAGCATTTGCTTGATATGCTGCGTAATGAAGAGCTTGCGATGTCGCTTGAATTGACAAATTTATTTTTTCAATGTCTCGACTTTATTAAAGATTTGCAAAACAGCATTATCCATGAGGAGCTGCTGCCGAACCCATCAGCGGTCATTAAGGAACTGGAACGGTTCTCGAAAGCGAATACGGAATCGGCTGCTGCTGCAAAGGAAGCAGCGGGCGATGCTTTGCCGGAAGAGGCGGAGCAGGTGCTGCAACAATATATACATAACGGTCAAACCGTATTTACAATAACGGTCAAGCTTGCCGAGGACTGCATGATGAGGCTTGCTCGCATTAGCATTATTGATGTATCCTTGCGTGCGTTTGGCGAGGTGCTCTGGAATGAGCCCAATATGAAGCTGGTAAAGGATGATCAGGATATTCATGCCGTGCGGTGGCTGCTTGCTGCTCAAGAGGTGGAGCCGCTTGTTCTTGAGCAGGCGGTAGCTGGGCTGATGGATGTGCAGAGCGTAAGGGTGGAGGCCGTACAGCCGTTTCAAGCGGAAGCAGAGACAGCCGCAGCTTTAGAGCAGGCTGTGGACATGCTGCCTGATTTTGCTGGAGGCGGAGCTGAGGAAGCCGCAGACAAGCCGCAGCAATCCAAAGCTTCAATGAAGCAGCAGACGATTCGCGTCAACGTGGAACGACTGGAAAATGTACTCGATTTGCTCGGAGAGCTGGTCATCGACCAAACTCGTTTGAAGCAGGCCATTCAAACCTTGCATCAGGCTCATGGATATTCGGAGACGATGGATGACCTTGGCGAAATTAGCGATCATCTATCGCGGCTGATCGGCAGCTTGCAGGAAAATGTGCTGAAGGTGCGGATGCTGCCAATCGAGCAACTGTTCAGCCGCTTCCCGCGGATGGTGCGTGATTTGGCACAAACACTGGGCAAAAACGTTGATCTGCAAATGATTGGCGGCGATACGGAGCTTGACCGCACGCTTATTGAAGAGGTCGGCGATCCGATGATTCACTTAATCCGCAATGCGGTGGACCACGGCATTGAAATGCCGGAGGAGCGGCTAATGAGCGGCAAGCCCGAGCGGGGAGTCGTTCGCATCAGCGCAGCGCATGAGGATAATCAGGTTGTCGTCGTCGTCGAGGATGATGGCGGGGGCATTGATACGAATAAGCTGCGCAAATCCGCCGTCGCTAAAGGGGTTATCTCGGAGGAGGATGCGGCACTGCTCGATGAGCATAAGGCGCTGCGTCTGATTTTTCACCCGGGCTTCTCGACCGCTTCCCAGCTTAGCGATGTATCCGGCAGAGGTGTAGGCATGGACATCGTGCGGACGGATATCGAGCGGCTTGGCGGCATTATTGATATTGATACGACCGTCGGCGTGGGAACGAAGTTCACGATAAGGCTGCCGCTGACGCTCGCCATTACAACCGGCTTGCTCGTTAAGGCGAGCGACCAGACGTTTATTTTGCCCATGAGCGCCGTCGTGGAAATTATTCGAGTCGATACAAGCACGCTCAAAATGATTAAGGGCTCGCCGGTTATTAAAATTCGCAATCAGATTGTCCCGTTCGTATGGCTGCATGAAATGTTCGGCTATTCACGTTCGGAGGGCGGCTCTGAGAAAATCCCGGTCGTGATGATCGGCAGAGCGGAGCAGCGGCTTGCTATTGCGGTCGATCAGCTGCTTGGCAATCAAGAGGTCGTTATAAAAACGCTGGGCTCCTACGTGGGCAAGGTGGATGGTATTTCAGGAGCAACGATTTTGGGCAACGGGCGCATTGCGTTGATTTTGGAAATTGGCGGCATTATGAAAAAGGCGAGCGGCATCAGCTAG
- a CDS encoding MFS transporter — protein MSVTSDTKSMMAKKSLSLGWPIILGIILIALSMRSPLTSVGPLVGSIRESLGLSNAAAGLLTTLPLLAFALLSPFAPILARRFGVERTLLFALVLLMAGIAIRSLTATASLFAGTALIGLAIAVCNVLIPSLVKRNFAQQVGLMTGVYSVSMNLCGAIASGVSVPVARDLGFGWNGALGIWGILVLLAALFWLPQARASLASAGIAKSGMSKRRSLWRSPLAWMVTIFMGMQSLLFYVLIAWMPEIMSSRGLNEDSGGLLLSLFQISALPVAFIVPIVAGRMKNQHLLVIIMTLLLFVSLGGLYFGGNAFISLWTVLLGIGGGCAFSLAMIFLSLRAKDAFDSAALSGMSQSVGYLLAATGPILFGMLHDITASWKPPLLLLLVVSTLMLLSGLGASRNRTV, from the coding sequence ATGAGCGTAACAAGCGATACGAAGTCAATGATGGCGAAGAAATCTTTGTCGCTGGGTTGGCCGATCATCCTCGGCATCATCCTGATCGCACTGTCCATGCGGTCGCCGCTAACGTCGGTAGGCCCATTGGTCGGCTCGATTCGCGAATCCCTCGGACTATCGAATGCTGCGGCAGGTCTGCTTACTACACTGCCATTGCTTGCTTTCGCGCTGCTCTCACCGTTCGCACCCATTCTTGCACGCCGCTTCGGGGTGGAGCGGACCCTGCTTTTCGCACTGGTTTTACTCATGGCGGGTATCGCGATCCGTTCGTTGACCGCAACCGCTTCTTTGTTTGCAGGCACTGCTTTGATTGGGCTGGCAATTGCGGTGTGCAACGTGCTCATTCCAAGTCTGGTCAAACGGAATTTTGCTCAGCAAGTCGGCCTCATGACCGGCGTGTACTCCGTGTCAATGAATTTATGCGGGGCGATTGCGTCAGGTGTCAGTGTTCCAGTCGCCCGTGACCTCGGCTTCGGCTGGAATGGCGCGCTCGGCATATGGGGCATACTCGTTCTGTTGGCCGCGCTTTTCTGGTTGCCTCAAGCACGGGCGAGTCTGGCGTCTGCTGGGATAGCGAAGAGCGGTATGTCGAAGCGCCGAAGTCTATGGCGTTCGCCACTGGCATGGATGGTTACGATTTTTATGGGGATGCAATCTCTCTTGTTCTATGTGTTGATCGCCTGGATGCCTGAAATCATGTCAAGCCGAGGCTTGAATGAAGACAGCGGCGGCTTGCTGCTGTCGCTGTTTCAAATTTCCGCGCTGCCCGTAGCGTTCATTGTGCCGATTGTGGCGGGACGCATGAAGAATCAACATTTGCTGGTCATCATCATGACACTTCTGTTGTTTGTCTCATTGGGAGGTCTTTATTTCGGAGGAAATGCGTTCATTTCGTTGTGGACGGTTTTACTCGGAATTGGCGGAGGATGTGCGTTTAGCTTAGCCATGATCTTTTTGAGCTTGCGAGCAAAGGATGCCTTCGATTCCGCTGCTCTTTCCGGCATGTCGCAATCGGTTGGATATTTGCTGGCGGCAACCGGACCGATCTTGTTCGGTATGCTTCATGATATTACGGCAAGCTGGAAGCCCCCGCTGTTGCTGCTGCTTGTCGTTAGCACGCTGATGCTCCTATCCGGCCTTGGCGCCTCCAGAAATCGCACGGTATAA
- a CDS encoding FCD domain-containing protein, translated as MLQKTNRLTLVEQVALQMEGQIESGKWEVGMRIPAEPELMVELNVSRNTLREAVRALIHAGLLKTKQGDGTYVSSSSVLGVVLQKRIMRSDTLQTLEVRHALEREGAHLAAQRRTDEEARELLLQLERWEGAAARGDMDGVVTEDIRLHQGIIVASHNEILIDLYNHIADASQDSITSLTRYEVNAEFVEMHRQLVEAIVDQDADRAVAAVHRYIAESKAILAVKGGERT; from the coding sequence ATGCTTCAGAAAACAAATCGATTGACGCTGGTCGAGCAAGTCGCATTGCAAATGGAAGGACAGATCGAATCTGGCAAGTGGGAGGTCGGGATGCGTATTCCGGCTGAGCCGGAGCTGATGGTCGAGTTGAATGTTAGCCGCAATACATTGAGGGAAGCCGTTCGGGCGTTGATTCACGCGGGACTTTTGAAGACGAAACAAGGGGACGGAACGTACGTCAGCTCTTCGAGTGTGCTGGGAGTGGTACTGCAAAAACGAATTATGCGATCCGATACACTTCAAACATTGGAAGTCCGGCATGCACTCGAACGAGAGGGAGCCCATCTGGCTGCACAACGCAGAACGGACGAAGAGGCACGTGAGCTTCTTCTCCAACTGGAACGCTGGGAGGGTGCGGCAGCACGTGGTGACATGGATGGCGTTGTTACGGAGGATATCCGTCTTCACCAAGGCATCATCGTGGCGTCTCATAATGAAATCTTGATTGATTTATACAACCATATCGCGGACGCGTCACAAGATTCGATTACAAGCTTGACCCGTTACGAAGTCAATGCCGAATTTGTGGAAATGCACCGGCAGTTGGTCGAAGCGATTGTCGATCAAGACGCCGATCGTGCCGTGGCAGCGGTTCACCGTTATATTGCGGAATCGAAAGCTATTCTTGCGGTCAAAGGAGGCGAGCGGACATGA
- a CDS encoding methyl-accepting chemotaxis protein, whose product MNWFYNLKISVKLISAFLIVAIILGVVGLFGIYNLGKMNASQDDMYFNNLIPVKEAYEAQVNYTRLRVQIRNLYMHDTEQQKQAELATIRETIAQVESAVDRYRATNMSDDAKRIIESYDADWKAYMVIYNRGIELDAADQNDAFKKLISGDLKTQGDVIFKTLKDSIELSIREADAANQQGERSYNSALFITIVIVVVAFLLSIIFGVVLSRMISKPLNRIVVLASKVADGDLREKADIHTKDEVGNLAASFNHMIDRLNGTVSGIVESSHSVAAAAEQISAATQEIAGSSTAQASAAQTIHELFSELTMAIQSVAQSTEQASELSDSAMKIAREGRTIIDNSVKSMNGVREQMSQLEQDSHQVGDIIEVIEDIADQTNLLALNAAIEAARAGEQGRGFAVVADEVRKLAERSGEATKKITVIIQGMQQNTKRSVNAVEESAALSEQTGEAFERITKMVNDTGHRVSEIAAASEEQAAQAANVLTTVENVSAAAEESAASSEESAATAQSLAQLADDLQHTVAIFKTA is encoded by the coding sequence ATGAATTGGTTCTACAACTTGAAAATCAGCGTCAAATTAATATCCGCATTTCTGATTGTTGCGATTATTTTAGGTGTCGTGGGGCTATTCGGTATTTACAATTTGGGTAAAATGAATGCGTCCCAGGATGATATGTATTTCAATAATTTAATTCCAGTTAAGGAAGCTTATGAAGCACAGGTCAACTATACTCGTTTGCGGGTTCAAATTCGAAACCTGTATATGCATGATACGGAGCAACAGAAGCAGGCAGAGCTTGCTACAATTAGGGAAACGATAGCACAAGTCGAATCGGCTGTTGATAGATATAGAGCAACAAATATGAGCGATGATGCTAAAAGGATCATTGAAAGTTATGATGCGGATTGGAAAGCTTATATGGTAATTTATAACCGGGGTATCGAGCTTGATGCTGCTGACCAGAATGACGCTTTTAAAAAGTTAATCAGCGGTGATTTAAAAACGCAGGGTGATGTTATTTTCAAAACGCTTAAGGATAGCATTGAGCTTTCGATTCGTGAAGCGGACGCAGCCAACCAACAGGGCGAGCGCTCCTATAACAGTGCTTTATTCATTACGATTGTTATTGTGGTCGTGGCGTTTCTCTTGAGCATTATTTTCGGAGTTGTATTATCCCGAATGATTTCAAAGCCGCTTAATCGTATCGTTGTGCTTGCAAGTAAAGTAGCAGACGGCGACTTGCGCGAGAAGGCGGACATTCATACGAAGGACGAGGTCGGCAATTTGGCTGCATCCTTTAACCATATGATTGACCGTTTGAACGGAACGGTTAGCGGCATTGTGGAATCCTCCCATAGCGTTGCTGCGGCAGCAGAGCAAATCTCGGCAGCGACACAGGAAATCGCAGGTAGCAGTACGGCGCAGGCGTCGGCGGCACAGACGATTCACGAGCTGTTCAGCGAGCTGACGATGGCGATTCAGTCGGTTGCTCAAAGCACGGAGCAGGCTTCGGAGCTATCCGATTCCGCAATGAAAATTGCTAGAGAAGGCCGTACGATTATCGACAACTCGGTGAAAAGCATGAATGGCGTGCGCGAGCAAATGTCCCAACTGGAGCAGGATTCCCATCAGGTTGGCGATATTATTGAGGTCATTGAGGATATTGCTGATCAAACGAATTTGCTGGCGCTCAATGCTGCTATTGAAGCGGCACGTGCAGGCGAGCAAGGCCGCGGCTTTGCAGTCGTTGCCGATGAGGTGCGCAAGCTGGCGGAGCGGAGCGGCGAGGCGACGAAGAAAATCACCGTTATTATTCAAGGCATGCAGCAAAATACGAAGCGCAGCGTGAACGCAGTCGAGGAAAGCGCAGCGTTGTCGGAGCAAACGGGTGAAGCGTTCGAGCGCATTACGAAGATGGTCAACGATACAGGTCACCGTGTATCTGAAATTGCGGCAGCAAGTGAAGAGCAGGCAGCTCAAGCGGCCAACGTATTGACTACGGTTGAAAATGTTTCCGCCGCAGCCGAAGAGTCAGCAGCGAGCAGCGAAGAATCCGCTGCGACGGCACAGTCGCTGGCCCAGCTTGCGGATGATCTCCAGCATACGGTGGCGATCTTTAAAACGGCATAA
- a CDS encoding chemotaxis protein CheW — protein sequence MQGVEQMQYVQFGVGEESYGIRIAEVHEIIRMQEITEIPNCQFYVKGVINLRGKIIPVISLRALFSLDEDVYSKATRIVVVHHQEESIGIIVDRVHKVTTFHDIQPPPERVGGINGAYFTGIGLTESELVGILKIDEVLLRD from the coding sequence ATGCAGGGGGTAGAGCAAATGCAATATGTACAGTTTGGCGTAGGTGAAGAGAGCTATGGGATACGTATAGCTGAAGTACATGAAATAATACGAATGCAGGAAATTACCGAAATACCGAATTGCCAGTTTTATGTGAAGGGCGTCATTAATTTACGCGGCAAAATCATTCCGGTTATTAGCCTGCGCGCGTTATTTTCGTTGGATGAGGATGTGTATTCAAAAGCGACGCGAATCGTCGTTGTTCATCATCAGGAGGAGTCGATCGGCATTATTGTGGATCGGGTGCACAAGGTAACGACGTTTCACGATATTCAGCCACCACCGGAGCGGGTAGGCGGCATCAATGGCGCCTATTTTACAGGAATCGGTCTTACAGAGTCAGAATTGGTCGGCATATTAAAGATTGATGAGGTGCTGCTGCGCGATTAA
- a CDS encoding response regulator has product MLNVAVVDDEHWALEEMKEYLSNCEGIGSIQLYDDPLEGLAAIKREPPDVVFVDVYMPQISGLTFAEEMLANCPGTATVFVTAFDNHALQAYELNVEDYILKPVAPQRLQRTVERVLQRRNGRNKMAAEAVQNNGRVDVQCFGKLNLYGTAGPVKWKVLKTKELFAYLWMNRECRVEKIIDDVFSGMEDAKARAYIHTCVYQLRQLLKRNGLDGRIRIKSLREKYILTAEHMSTDMLEFSLLAKRAVDRGNIFLLRQAVNLYKEEVLTDIHSVWVYRLREHYRLIGGLVLERLIEELLNQGDVHAATEYALEYLNKEPYDEGALWLVIRCYMRAGNRVKANTVFKQFCNRTAGELGACPHAELVGRYEALMQAT; this is encoded by the coding sequence ATGTTGAACGTTGCGGTGGTGGATGATGAACATTGGGCGCTTGAGGAAATGAAGGAATATTTATCGAACTGTGAAGGAATCGGCTCCATTCAGCTTTATGATGACCCGCTGGAGGGACTTGCGGCTATTAAGCGAGAGCCGCCGGACGTCGTGTTCGTAGACGTCTATATGCCGCAAATTTCGGGTCTTACATTCGCGGAGGAGATGCTTGCTAATTGCCCAGGGACGGCTACCGTATTTGTCACGGCATTCGATAATCATGCGTTGCAGGCTTATGAGCTTAACGTGGAGGATTATATTTTGAAGCCAGTAGCTCCTCAGCGGCTTCAGCGAACGGTGGAGCGCGTGCTTCAACGTAGAAACGGGAGGAATAAAATGGCCGCCGAGGCGGTACAAAACAATGGCAGAGTCGACGTGCAATGCTTCGGCAAGCTGAACCTTTACGGGACAGCAGGGCCCGTCAAATGGAAGGTGCTGAAAACGAAGGAGCTGTTCGCGTATTTATGGATGAACCGGGAATGCCGCGTCGAAAAAATTATAGATGATGTTTTCTCAGGCATGGAGGATGCGAAGGCAAGGGCATACATTCATACTTGCGTTTATCAGCTTCGCCAGCTGTTGAAGCGCAATGGGCTCGACGGGCGGATTCGAATTAAATCGCTGCGGGAGAAGTATATTTTGACGGCCGAGCATATGTCCACCGATATGCTTGAATTTTCACTGCTGGCAAAACGGGCGGTCGATAGAGGCAATATATTTTTACTTCGACAGGCGGTTAATTTATACAAGGAGGAGGTGTTGACGGATATTCATAGCGTCTGGGTTTATCGGCTGCGTGAGCACTATAGATTAATCGGAGGCCTCGTTTTGGAGCGGTTGATTGAGGAGCTGCTGAATCAGGGAGATGTTCATGCAGCAACGGAGTATGCACTCGAATACTTAAACAAGGAGCCTTACGATGAGGGGGCCTTGTGGCTCGTAATCCGCTGTTATATGAGAGCTGGCAATCGGGTGAAGGCCAACACCGTTTTTAAGCAGTTTTGCAATCGCACTGCCGGGGAGCTTGGAGCATGTCCGCATGCCGAGCTAGTGGGTCGCTATGAGGCGCTCATGCAAGCAACCTGA
- a CDS encoding HAMP domain-containing sensor histidine kinase: MGGTLRILKRFIGATMLISLSLLLLNFLLLLIWVSTGTVEKSSPAAVVRHTAEGLKAANDGYALEAETAALLEEQQVWAMLISSAGQVLWGHSLPEELPAHYSLTDVAKLSMSYLMDYPVFVWEYGDGLIVIGYPKDSLVKYQHILPTDWVKNLPLRALLLLIGNLVLVLIVALLIGSRLLLSIRPLTQGIQALAADQEVQLVPKGMLADLAQSVNHASSLLHQKNASLKSRDEARSNWIAGISHDIRTPLSMVLGYASELEEHQSIPPLQRKHAGIIRYQAEKLRTLVSDLNLVSMLEYEMQPLTPKPLRLAALTRQVASDLINAGLEPSFTLEMDDLNETAQIYGDERLLLRAMTNLVHNAIRHNHPQGCDIRLGVELAGNNRTCRFIVLDNGRGIPPEELADVLELPFSANRKYARPSGHGLGLPMAFRIAKAHHGRLTLTNRPEAGLAAELELPCLEAR; encoded by the coding sequence ATGGGAGGCACTCTGCGCATTTTAAAACGTTTTATTGGGGCGACGATGCTCATCTCGCTCTCTTTGCTTTTACTTAACTTTTTGCTGCTGCTCATCTGGGTTAGTACGGGAACGGTCGAGAAAAGCTCGCCAGCCGCGGTTGTACGGCATACGGCTGAAGGGCTGAAGGCTGCGAATGACGGATATGCTCTTGAGGCTGAAACGGCGGCACTGCTGGAAGAACAGCAGGTGTGGGCGATGCTAATTAGCTCGGCGGGGCAGGTGTTGTGGGGACATAGCTTGCCCGAAGAGCTCCCTGCCCACTATAGCTTGACGGACGTAGCCAAGCTTTCCATGAGCTATTTGATGGATTATCCCGTATTTGTGTGGGAGTATGGAGATGGTCTTATTGTAATCGGTTATCCGAAGGACAGCCTTGTCAAATACCAGCATATACTGCCGACCGACTGGGTCAAAAATTTGCCGCTGCGCGCCCTGCTCCTTCTTATCGGTAACCTTGTGCTTGTGCTGATTGTCGCCCTGCTGATCGGTTCCCGGCTCCTGCTTTCCATCCGTCCGCTGACGCAGGGCATACAGGCGCTTGCCGCGGATCAGGAGGTGCAGCTTGTGCCCAAGGGAATGCTCGCTGACCTTGCCCAATCTGTCAACCACGCCTCATCGCTGCTGCATCAGAAAAATGCTTCGCTCAAAAGCAGGGACGAGGCGCGCTCCAACTGGATCGCTGGCATTTCCCACGATATTCGCACCCCGCTTTCCATGGTGCTCGGCTATGCCAGCGAGCTGGAGGAGCATCAAAGCATTCCTCCGTTGCAGCGAAAGCACGCAGGTATTATCCGCTATCAAGCAGAGAAGCTGCGTACTTTAGTCAGTGACTTGAATCTCGTGTCCATGCTGGAATATGAAATGCAGCCGCTCACCCCGAAGCCTTTGCGGCTGGCAGCGCTGACGCGCCAAGTGGCCTCCGATCTTATTAATGCAGGGCTTGAGCCCAGCTTTACGCTCGAAATGGACGACTTAAACGAAACCGCTCAAATATACGGGGACGAGCGCCTGCTGCTGCGTGCCATGACCAATCTCGTCCACAATGCCATCCGCCATAATCATCCACAAGGCTGCGACATCAGGCTGGGAGTCGAGCTTGCAGGCAATAACCGCACGTGCCGCTTCATCGTATTAGACAATGGACGAGGCATCCCGCCGGAAGAGCTTGCCGATGTGCTGGAGCTGCCTTTTTCCGCAAATCGAAAATATGCCAGACCTTCCGGGCATGGTCTCGGGCTGCCAATGGCTTTCCGTATAGCCAAAGCCCATCATGGACGGCTGACGTTAACTAACCGGCCTGAGGCCGGTCTCGCTGCCGAGCTTGAGCTGCCTTGCTTGGAAGCGCGATAA
- a CDS encoding chemotaxis response regulator protein-glutamate methylesterase — protein MHRILVVDDSSFMRHLIKRYIEEDPKLIVVGEAKNGEEAIAEALRLRPDVITMDVEMPGMDGLTALSEIMRRVPTPVIILSSIQKFGGEETILALQRGAVDFVAKPSGELSADIYKVKSELCEKIKNAAGAPIQRLLKLAGVPQAQPATQPQLRKTSLAASIVRELIAVGSSTGGPQALTVLLKSLPASFEHPIVIVQHMPATFTASLAQRLDGVSAVKVVEAKDKQPLVNGTVFIAPGDSHMNVEEKDGGYFIKLHQKPLAGLHCPSVDELFRSVAELRELKRHFVLLTGMGSDGAEQMLQARKAKQAATTIAEAKETCIVYGMPKAAVDRGAVDYVLPIEQIGRKLLDVTRGRT, from the coding sequence ATGCATCGAATACTCGTGGTAGATGACTCTTCTTTTATGCGGCATTTAATCAAGCGATACATTGAAGAAGATCCGAAGCTTATAGTCGTAGGAGAAGCGAAAAATGGGGAGGAAGCTATTGCTGAAGCTCTTCGCTTGCGTCCAGACGTTATTACAATGGATGTGGAAATGCCCGGCATGGATGGCCTTACTGCCCTTTCGGAAATTATGCGACGCGTGCCGACCCCCGTTATTATACTCAGCTCCATCCAAAAATTTGGCGGGGAAGAGACCATTTTGGCGCTTCAGCGCGGAGCGGTGGATTTTGTCGCCAAGCCTTCAGGAGAATTGTCAGCCGATATTTATAAAGTAAAGTCAGAATTGTGTGAAAAAATAAAAAATGCAGCAGGAGCGCCGATTCAGCGGCTTCTGAAGCTCGCGGGCGTGCCGCAGGCGCAGCCTGCGACTCAGCCTCAGCTGAGAAAAACAAGCTTGGCCGCATCTATCGTTCGTGAGCTTATAGCTGTAGGCTCCTCTACCGGAGGGCCGCAAGCGCTAACCGTGCTGCTCAAAAGCTTGCCCGCTTCTTTTGAGCATCCCATCGTCATTGTGCAGCATATGCCAGCGACCTTTACCGCATCGCTCGCTCAAAGACTGGACGGAGTTAGCGCTGTGAAGGTCGTTGAGGCGAAGGATAAGCAGCCGCTAGTGAATGGAACGGTGTTCATCGCTCCCGGAGACAGCCATATGAATGTGGAGGAGAAGGATGGAGGTTACTTCATTAAGCTTCATCAAAAACCGCTTGCGGGTCTTCATTGTCCCTCAGTGGACGAGTTGTTCCGTTCGGTGGCGGAGCTTAGGGAGCTTAAGCGGCATTTTGTACTGCTGACAGGCATGGGCAGCGATGGCGCAGAGCAAATGCTTCAAGCAAGGAAGGCGAAGCAAGCAGCAACGACGATAGCGGAAGCGAAGGAAACCTGCATCGTTTACGGTATGCCAAAGGCGGCCGTTGATCGGGGAGCAGTCGATTATGTGCTTCCCATTGAGCAGATTGGCAGAAAGCTGCTGGACGTTACCAGAGGCAGAACATGA
- a CDS encoding AIM24 family protein produces MKATSPAPIGHVKVTLQDADKLHVLHPGAIIAYQGAPQQREDRFMNLAGVYRKKKWVRAVLSGPSEFIIGLPPGCSLETITIGPESDLLFDYRHVLYFTDGMQLKSVIQKMKNVWITRELVRMRFSGPGELGVITSGDIAVLQLDKERPLFVNTSSLVAYPANATIQLAVYGNQLASQNMNVQWKITGSGPVLIQTGSHGKDLEHPLQNDGFFKRLLREVLPFGSVYIK; encoded by the coding sequence ATGAAAGCAACCTCCCCCGCGCCGATTGGACATGTGAAGGTAACGCTTCAGGATGCGGACAAGCTCCATGTACTCCATCCGGGAGCGATTATTGCTTACCAAGGCGCACCGCAGCAGCGCGAGGATCGTTTTATGAATTTGGCAGGCGTTTATCGCAAAAAGAAATGGGTGCGCGCTGTGCTAAGCGGCCCCTCCGAATTTATAATCGGCTTGCCGCCGGGCTGCTCGCTGGAGACGATCACAATTGGACCGGAAAGTGATTTGCTGTTCGACTACCGCCACGTGCTCTATTTCACAGACGGCATGCAGCTCAAAAGCGTCATTCAGAAAATGAAAAATGTATGGATCACCCGCGAGCTGGTGCGGATGCGCTTCTCCGGCCCCGGCGAGCTTGGCGTCATTACAAGCGGCGACATTGCGGTGCTCCAGCTCGATAAGGAGCGCCCGCTTTTCGTAAATACCAGCTCGCTTGTCGCTTATCCCGCGAATGCGACCATTCAGCTTGCCGTCTACGGCAATCAGCTGGCAAGCCAGAACATGAACGTTCAGTGGAAAATAACCGGCAGCGGCCCCGTCCTCATTCAGACCGGCTCGCATGGGAAAGACTTGGAGCATCCGCTGCAAAACGACGGATTTTTCAAGCGTTTACTACGTGAGGTGCTGCCGTTCGGCAGTGTGTATATTAAGTAG